The Thermoanaerobaculia bacterium genome segment GGCATCTCCGCGCGCTGGGCCTTCCCTTTCGATTACGGCGACGTCGTCGTCGGCGTCTTCAACGGGGAGGGATACGCCCACTCGGAAGCCAACGATCAGAAAGCGCTGCAGGCGCGAATCGGCATTCGTCCGCTGCCGAGACACCCGGTCCTCCGCGGACTGCGCTTCGCGGTCTTCGGCGACCGGGATCACTACCAGGGAAGCGACCCGAAGGACCGCCTCGCCGGCGTCGTGACGTTCGAGCACCCGTGGTTCAACGCGGGCTTCGAATTCGGGCGCTTCCGGGACCGCTCGACGCCGGGTGCTTCCGAAGCGAACGGCCGCGGGTGGTCCGCCTGGGCGACTCCGCGGACGCCGATCGGCGTCGGAGGTCTGCTCCGCTACGATCACACCGAGCCCGACGAACACACCGGCGCGACGAGGACGAGGGAGATCGCCGGCATCGCGTACTGGTTCCCCCTCCAGAAGGGAATCGCGACCGCCGTCATGGTCGATTACGAGAGGGACCGCTATCCCGGCTTCTCCCCGCCGAAGCCGACGGAAGAGCGCTGGGCGCTGCACACGCTCGTGAGCTTCTAGCCGGGGGCCCGGCCGGAACCGCGCGCGGCATGCGCGCGGTTCACGGACGTCCCTCGTTTCGACGTTTCGCTATTCCTCCATCGACCAGATCAGCGCGAGGGTTTCGACCACGTCGATGATCGTCCCCCCTCCGATGTCCGACGTGTGCATCTCGATCGTTTCGGCCCAGATGTTGTAGACCTTCCGGTCGCCGCGGCCGTTGAGGCTGTCCGAGAGGAGCGCGATCGGCCGTTCCGCGTCGGAAAACTCCGTGTGCCACGAATTGAAGACGACGATGTCGCTCGTCGTCTTGTTCTGGACCATGGCGCGGGCCTTGAACTTGCCTTGGTCGGCGATCCATTCGATCGTCGAGAAGGGCCAGAGCGAGTATTCGGTGACCTCGGGTTGAAGGTTGTAGTTCTTTCGCTCCCCGATGGTTGCCGCGGCGACCCTCAGGTCGCCCATCGACACGCGCGCCCGGAGCTTCGAACGATCGGCCGACTTTCTGCTGGGCATGAACCCCCCCTTTTCTGAAGGGGAGCCGTTTCGCGCCCCTTCATGGACTCCCATCGGAGTCGCCGGAAAAAGGGGACACGGCGTCGTCCCGATCTGCCATGTCACTGATGAAGCTGGATCTTGGCGTTCCGGGGCCTGGCGGATACCGTGGTGGAGGAACGAAAGCGAGGCCGTCATGCCCTACAAGAAGCTGGATTTCGGGGCTTCGGCGCGAGAGCGCGTGCTCGCGGGCGCCACGATGCTGACCGACGCCGTGCGAGTCACCCTCGGGCCCCGTTCGAAGAGCGTGCTCATTGAGAAGAAGTGGGGAAGCCCCGTCGTCTGCAACGACGGCGTCACCATCGCCCGGGAAGTCGAGCTCGAAGACCCGGAGGAAAATCTCGGCGCCCGGATGATGCGCGAAGCCGCGACCCGCACCGGCGACGCGGTCGGCGACGGAACCAGCACCGCCACGATCCTGGCCCACGCGATCTTCGCCGACGGGGTCCGCAACGTCGTCGCGGGAGCGTCGGCCGTGGAGCTCAAGCGCGGGCTCGACCGCGGCGCGCGCGCGGCGATCGAGGCACTGAAGAAACTCTCGCGGCCGGTCGCGAGCCGGAAGGAAAAAGCGCAGGTCGCGACGATCTCGGCACACAACGACCCGTCGGTCGGCGAGGTGGTCGCCGACGCCGTCGAGAAGGTCGGAAACGAAGGAGTGATCTCGGTCGAAGAAGCGAAGGGGACGGAGACGACACTCGAAGTCGTGGAAGGCATGCAGTTCGATCGCGGCTTCCTCTCGGCGTATTTCGTGACGGATCCGAAGGGGATGGAGTGCGTCCTGGAGGATGCCTTCCTCCTCCTCTACGAGAAGCGCATCACGCACCTGAATGACCTGCTCCCGCTCCTCGAGAAGGTCGCAAAGTCGGGAAAGCCGATGCTCGTCGTCGCCGAGGAGATCGAGGGGGATGCGCTCGCGACGCTGGTCGTCAACAAGCTGCGGGGGACGCTCGTCACGGCGGCGGTGAAGGCGCCCGGATTCGGCGATCGGCGGCGCTCGATGCTCGACGATCTCGCCGTCCTGACCGGCGGCCGCGTGGTCAGCGAAGAGCTCGGCATCAAGCTCGAGAACCTCTCGCTCGAAGACCTCGGGCGCGCGAAGAGGATCGTCATCGACAAGGATCACACGACGATCATCGGCGGCGCGGGAACGCGGGAAGCCATCGATGGTCGGTGCCGCGACCTGCGCGAGCAGATCGAGAAGGACACGTCCGAGTACGACCGCGAGAAGCTCCGCGAGCGCCTCGCGAAGCTCTCCGGCGGCGTCGCCGTCGTTCACGTCGGCGCGCCTTCGGAAGCGGAGATGAAGAGCCGCAAGGAGGCGTTCGAGGACGCGATCAGCGCGACGAAGGCGGCGATCGCGGAGGGCATCGTTCCGGGCGGCGGCCTCGCGTACCTGCGGGCGATCGACACGGTGGCGGAGGAAGAGGCGAAGTCGGAGGGAGACTTCCGAACGGGCCTTCAGATCCTCAAACGCGCCCTGGAGTCTCCGTGCCGCCAGATCGCCGCGAACTCGGGCGTGGACGGCGGCGTCGTCATCGACCGGATGCGCGGGCGGACGGACAGCTTCGGATTCGACGCGGCGAAGGGAGAGTATGCGGACCTGGTCGACCGCGGGATCGTGGACGCGACGAAAGTGCTCCGGATCGCCCTCGAGAACGCCGTCTCCGTCGCGAGCACGCTTCTCCTGACCGAGGCGACGCTCACGGAAGTGCCGGAGAAGCATGCCGGCCCGGAGCCGGCGCTCTCGGAAGCGTAGCTGACGCGTCGCCGACCCGTCGACGGACGTTCAGCACACGCCCGGGAGCGCCGCGGTCGACCCGGACCCCGTCGGACCCGCATGGTCTCCGGGCGGCGGAAGAGAGAGCCGGGCCGCGGAACGACGGGGCTCTGACGCGGTTCCCGACCCTCTTGCCGCCCTCGCGGCGCTACCGCGCCCGGTCGACGCTGATCTCCGGCGGCCCCGCGTGCCGCTTGACCTCCCCGCGCGTCTTGCGCAGGTGGTCCTCGACGCGGCGGCGCAAGGCGTCGAACCCGTCGCGGACCGCGACGTACACGTCCTCCTCGTCGGGTTGGCGGTCGATATCGAGCTCCTCGCCCGAAACGGTCGTGCGGATCCGGACGTTGTAGAGAAATCCCTTGCGGTGATGTCCATGGCCCGCTTCGACCCAGACCTCGCAGCGCTGGACGAGGGGCGAGAACTGGTCGAGTTCGGCGGCGCGCTGGCGAATCTTCGCCTCGACGGCTTCCGAAGGCGCCATGCCGAGGAAGGTGATCTTCAGAGGAATGTTCATCGGATTCTCCTTTCCGCCGACTCCGCGGCGGAACGCAGGTTCTCCACGCTCCCAGTATCGGCCTAGGCCGCGAACGGGGAAACCTCCATTTGGATCAAATCCGGAGCGCTCTCTTCGATGTGTCTGGATCAGGTAATGGATGCGCCGATCGCGGACAATTCCAAGGGCGCTTCAAGGAGGGCATCATGAAAATTCGTACCGTGATGAACACACCCGTCAAGACCATCGGTTCCGGGAGCAGCCTGGCGGCGGCGGGAAAGATCATGTCCGAGAACGACTGCGGGGTGCTCCCCGTGGTCGACGAGAAGGATCACGTGATCGGCGTTCTGACGGACCGCGACGTCTGCCTCGCGCTCACGTCGAAGAACCGGCCGGCCTCGGAAGTCCCGGTCGACGAAGCGATGTCTCCGCGCGTATTCGCCTGCGGACCCAACGACGAGGTGCAGGCGGCGCTCGAGACGATGCAGTACCGTCTCGTCCGGCGGCTGCCGGTCCTGGATGATTCGCGGCGGCTCGTCGGGATCGTCTCGATCGACGACATCGTCATTCATGCCGGCCCGGTGACGGCGAAACCCCCGACGGAAGTCACGTACGGAGAGGCGTTCAGCACGCTGAAGGCGATCTGCGGAACCCGCTTTTCGCATCCGCCCCTCATCGTCACTCCCTGAGCGGGGGAGACCGGCTCCCGGCGCGACCCGCCGGGAGCCCCTTTTCGGGAGTGAGGTCGACATGATTCCGCGGAGCAATCGCGCGGCCCGTCATCCGCACGCGGCGCGGAGGCCGCTATTCCTCGGGGCGATTCCGCCTCCCCGGCGGGGTCCTTCCTGCTGGGAAATTCATCGGGAGAGCGGCGCCGGGCGCGACCGTTTCGAAATCTACTTCCACGGCGCGCGCATCGGCCGGGAGAGGGGAGCGGCGGAGCTCGAAGAACTGCTCGCCGGGGCCCGGCTCCGCCGGGACGACGTTCATCGGGTCATCGCCGCTCTCGGAGAGCATCCCGTCGTCTGGGTGGAGGTCCGACTCGAAGAGTCTCCGGCCGTGCGCCTGCCCGCCGCCGGACCGCGTTTCTGACCGTCCCTTCCCGCGATCAGGAACGATCGGTCGTCAGGGCACCGGGAAGCGGGAGGCGCACGGGAACGCGAATTCCGCTCCAGTCTCCCGGCACGCTCTCGAAGACTCCGGGAATCTCGGCCGCACATTCGACGCAACGTCCGCGCTCGTCGAGCTCCCAGTCGGCCACGAAGAACCCGCGCCGGCCGACGACCGAGGCGCCGCAGGACGGGCAGAGGGTCGTCGACCCGGCGTCGTCGCGGACGTTTCCGGTGTAGGCGTAGCGGATGCCGTTCCGCCGCGCGATCTCGCGGGCGCGGCGGAGCGTCTCCGGAGGCGTCGGCGGCACGTCGGCCATCTTCCAATCCGGGTGGAACGCGGTGAAGTGCAGCGGGACGTCCGTCCCGAGGTGGTCGGCGATCCAGCGCGTCATCGCGTCCGTCTCGGCTTCCGAATCGTTCAGCCCGGGGATCATGAGGTTCGTGATCTCGAGCCAGACGGAGGTTTCCTTCCGGATGTATTCGAGAGTCTCGAGGACCGGCGCCAGGTGCGAGGCGGTCACGCGGTGGTAGAAGTCCTCCGTGAACGCCTTCAGATCGACGTTGGCCGCGTCGATCTTCCGGTAGAACTCGCGGCGCGGCTCGGCGCACATGTATCCCGCCGTGACCGCGACCGACTTGATCCCGAGCTCGCGGCAGGCGTCGGCGACGTCGATCGCGTACTCGAAGAAGATCGTCGGGTCGTTGTAGGTGAACGCGACGCTCCGGCACCCGAACTCGCGGGCGGCGCGCGCGATCGTCTCGGGAGAGGCCTCTTCGGAGAGCTTCGAGATCTCGCGCGACTTGCTGATGTCCCAGTTCTGACAGAAGCGGCAGGAGAGGTTGCATCCCTCCGTACCGAACGAGAGCACCGACGTTCCCGGGAGGAAGTGGTAGAGAGGCTTCTTCTCGATGGGGTCGACGCAGAAGCCGCTCGAGCGGCCGTACGTCGTCAGGACGATCGCGTCCGCCTGACGGGCGCGGACGAAGCAGAGGCCCCGCTGCCCCTCGTGGAGCGCGCAGAACCGGGGGCAGACGTCGCACTGGACGCGGCCGTCGGGCAGCGCGTGCCAGTGGCTCGTCTCGACGACGGGGCCGGCCGGCCGGGCCTTCATGGCCGCCCGCCGCCCGTGGGGGCCGGCTCCTCGTCGCGGGTCGAAAGGAATTCGCGCACCTCCTCGTCGGTCGTCTGGCCGAAATCGGCGTACCACTCGCCGACGGCCATGAAGTGGGGAGGCGTCGAGACGCAGATGCACGCCTCGGCGGCCGCCGCCGCGTCGTCGCAGGCCTCGGAAGAGGCGACCGGCACGGCCACGACGATCGAGCGCGGCGAGAGCTTCCGAACGGCGGCGACGGCGGCGCGCATCGTCGCGCCCGTGGCCAGCCCGTCGTCGATCAGCAGGACGGTCTTCCCGGCGAGCGGCAGGGGCGGCCGCCCTTCGCGGTAGGCCCGCTCGCGGCGGCCGAGCTCCTGGCGCTCGCGCGCGATGGCGTCGTCGATGGCGTCCCTCGATACGCCGAGCCGGGCGATGAGGTCGTGCGAGAGCACGGTGACGTCCCCGGAGGCGATCGCGCCGATCGCGAGCTCGGGATTTCCCGGGTGACCGATCTTCCGCACGACGAAGACGTCGAGGGGGGCATCGAGGGCCCGGGCGACCTCCCAGGCGACGGGCACTCCGCCGCGGGGAAGGCCGAGGACGACGACGTCCGGACGATGCGCGTAATCGGAGAGCTTCTGGGCGAGCACGCGGCCCGCGTGTCTTCGATCGGTGAAGATCATGGCCGTTCCTTTCCGGCGGTTCCCCGAGGGAAGTACTCGCCGAACCATTCGGACGCGCGTCGCGCGACTTCCGCGAGAGCGCCCGGCTCCTCGAAGAGATGCGTCGCCCCGGGCACGACCTCCAGCCGCTTCTCGCAGCTCAGGCGCTCGAGGGCGGAGCGATTCAACGCGAGAACGAGGTCGTCGCGTCCTCCGACGAGGAGCAGGGTCGGCGACTTCACGCGTTCCAGGGTGTCGCCGGCCAGGTCGGGCCGCCCTCCCCGCGAGACGACCGCCGCAACTTCCGGGCCAAGATAGGCCGCCGCCACGAGCGCGGCCGCCGCCCCCGTGCTCGCGCCGAAATAGCCGAACGGCATTCCGTGCGGGATCTCCTCGACGAGCCAGCCGGACGCGCGGACGAGCCGCTCCGCCAGCAGATCGATGTCGAAGCGGAGGCGGGCCGTCGAGAAGTCCGCTTCCTCCTCTTCGTGGGTCAGGAGATCGAAGAGCAGCGTTCCGAGTCCGTGGCCGCGGAGCGTCTCCGCGACGTAGCGGTTCCGCGGGCTCAGGCGGCTGCTCCCCGCCCCGTGGGCGAAGACCACGACGCCCCGGGCTCCGTCGGGAATCCGAAGCTCGGCGTCGAGGGAGACGTCCCCGGCCGGGATCTTCAGATCGGCGACCCGGGCCTCCCGGGCCAGCGTGCCGGCATCTTCGTTCATCGTTCGCTCCTGTTCGCGGCGGTCGAGGGCGGCGCCGCGGATTCGTTTTCGCGTCCCCGGACCACCCGCCGGCCGTCCGGGGCATCGACGACGGTCCATGTCCGATCCCCGTCGCCGGTATCGGAATAGATGACCACCCAATCGCGCGTCCTGCCCAGGTCGTGCGCGCGGGCGGTGTTCGAGAAGAGGGCGGTGTAGTGGCGGCCGCCCCGAGCCGTGTGCAGGACCGGCAGCCACCGCTCGTGCCGGGGATTGAACCGGCGCGGCGCGATCCTCGGTATCGATCCCGCGGCGGCGCCCCGCCGATACTCGCGGTCGACGTCGAGGAGGTCGGCGACCGGAGGCTCGCCGGCGGCCGCCGGAGAGGGAACCTGGACGCGGCCGAGGCGGGCGGCGAGGGAGTCGCGAACCCCGGAGACGCGTTTGTCCCCCATCCCCCGGATCCGGGCGAGCCGCCCGTCGTGGGCGGCGGCCTCGAGGTCCTCGAGCGTGTGAATGCCGAAGTCACGGTCGAGCGTCCGCGCGAAGCGCGGTCCGATGCCGGGAACCGTCGCGAGCAGCGCTTCGGGATCCGTGTCGGCGCGCAGGCGATCGAGCATCGCGAAGCGGCCGGTCACGACGAGGTCCCGGATCGCGCGGGAGATCGCCCGCCCGATTCCAGGCAGGCGGTCGAGTCCGTCGAGCCCTTCGATCGAGAGGATCTCGGCGACGCTCCGGTCGATCCCGCGGACGTTTCGCGCGGCCCGGGCCCAGGCTCCCACCCGGAACCGATTCGCGCCCCGGGCGAGGAGCAGGCGCCCGATCTCCTCGAGATGCGCCGCGACCTGCTCGTTGACCGCGAGGCGCGGATGAGCGCTCATCGAATCCTCGCCGACGGCGGTTTCGACCGCCGTTTCCGGCGGGAAAGCGGGGCCGCCATCCCGTCGACCGCTTCGACCGGCTGGGGCGAGCGGAACTCGAGGAGAGTCCGCCGTCCTCCGGCCGATTCGATCTCGACGGCCGCCTCGGCGCCGCCTTCCAGGATTTCCACCCAGATTCGGCGGCAATCCTCGATCCGATGCTCGATGTGATCGTCGGCTCCCCGGCCGACTTCGATCGCGACGCTCGGCCGCGGCGAGGCCACGGCGCTGGCGCCGTGGAAGGGCAGTCCCGAAATTTCCTTCTGCGCTCCGCGCTCGGCGATCAACTCCTCGACGTCGACGAGCCACCCGTCGTGCCGGCGGCTGAATTCTTCGAAGAACGCGGGCCAGCGTCGGCGGGGAATCTCCTGCGTGCGGGTGCGAATCGTGTTCGTTTCCATGATCGAACCCCGTCCGCGAGGATCGCTCCACGGGGCCGGAAATGCCAGATGCGTTTGTCTTAAGGCACGGCAGACAAGCGGGAATCAGAGCCGCGCGTCCATGGGATCCGCCGAAATTCGGAAAGCCGCCCCGCCATTCCTCGCTGCGAAGAATGACGTCGACAATGCGAAACGACGACGAGGCGCGGCGTGCGGGAAGACGCGTTCGATGGATCGGGCGGCGGTGAAGGCGTACGGGTGACGTACGTCGAACCGCCGCCCGGGCCACCGGACTCGGATGACGGCGCGTATCGCCGCGCCGTCTACACGTAGGGTTCGATGCGGAGATCCGCCGACAGGTATCGGACGTTCGGCGCCCGCCGGACGGCATCGAGGATCGCCTGCTTCTCCGCCCACGAATGGACGCGCCCCTCGAGCGTCACCTTGCCGTCGGAGACGTGAACGTCGATCATGTCCGCTTCCCGGTCGGCACGCCGTTCGAGCGTTTCCTGGATCGCCTTTCGAAGCTTCGTCTCGTCCGTCTTCGTCACGGCGACCGTCAGATTGTTCGCGACGCCCTTCACTCCCTGGAGCCGGCGAACCGCGCGTTCGGCCTCGTAGCGGTCGAGGAGACTTGCGACCTCTCCCTCGAGCGTCACGAGCCCGTGGGACACCGTCGTCCGGATCTTCGTGTCGGGAAGGAAAACGTCCCACTCGAGAACGTTCCGAACCGCGTGGGCGAGCTCGGTGTCCGTCCGCGCGAGCGAGCCGGGGATGTGGACCTCGACGTCGTCGACGACGTCCAGGACTCCGAAGACCCGGTGCGCCGCCTCGCGCGCCGCGAGCTTCTTCGCGTAGCTGTCCACCGTGCCCGTCAGCGTGACGATTCCGCCGTCGACCTCGACTCCCACATCCGTTTCCCGGACCCGGGTGTCCCACCGGAATTCCCGGAGCACGTCCTGCTGGATTCGCCGATCGGTCCGAACCACCGCTTCCATCGTGGTCATATGTCCTCCTTCGAGGCGATCGCCGCGCGACCGCCGGGGCGTCTCTCAGCATGCGCGCGGGCCCCGCCCCGGTCCACGTCCAATTGCATCAATTTGCTCGGGAAACCGCGGGATTCGGCCCCCGGACCCGGCGCCCCTCGACGATCCTGTCCCCGGGATGCAGCACGACCGTCTCGCCCCCGCCGAGGCCCCCGAGGACTTCCGCGACCTCGGCGTTCCGGTGCCCGACCCGCACGTCCCGCCGGCGGGCGCGCCCTCCCTCGACGACGAAGACGCTCCATCCGTCGCCCTGGCGGAAGAGCGCGCTCGCCGGAGCCGTGAGGGCGTTCTTCCCCTCCCAGACCGTGACCGCGACCTCGACGCGATAGGCGTCTCCGAGGCGCCCGGGCGGGTCGAGGAGGTCGCCCACGACGTTGACGCGCTGCTCCTC includes the following:
- a CDS encoding DUF5335 family protein, which gives rise to METNTIRTRTQEIPRRRWPAFFEEFSRRHDGWLVDVEELIAERGAQKEISGLPFHGASAVASPRPSVAIEVGRGADDHIEHRIEDCRRIWVEILEGGAEAAVEIESAGGRRTLLEFRSPQPVEAVDGMAAPLSRRKRRSKPPSARIR
- a CDS encoding HPF/RaiA family ribosome-associated protein, with the protein product MNIPLKITFLGMAPSEAVEAKIRQRAAELDQFSPLVQRCEVWVEAGHGHHRKGFLYNVRIRTTVSGEELDIDRQPDEEDVYVAVRDGFDALRRRVEDHLRKTRGEVKRHAGPPEISVDRAR
- a CDS encoding dienelactone hydrolase family protein — translated: MNEDAGTLAREARVADLKIPAGDVSLDAELRIPDGARGVVVFAHGAGSSRLSPRNRYVAETLRGHGLGTLLFDLLTHEEEEADFSTARLRFDIDLLAERLVRASGWLVEEIPHGMPFGYFGASTGAAAALVAAAYLGPEVAAVVSRGGRPDLAGDTLERVKSPTLLLVGGRDDLVLALNRSALERLSCEKRLEVVPGATHLFEEPGALAEVARRASEWFGEYFPRGTAGKERP
- a CDS encoding helix-hairpin-helix domain-containing protein → MSAHPRLAVNEQVAAHLEEIGRLLLARGANRFRVGAWARAARNVRGIDRSVAEILSIEGLDGLDRLPGIGRAISRAIRDLVVTGRFAMLDRLRADTDPEALLATVPGIGPRFARTLDRDFGIHTLEDLEAAAHDGRLARIRGMGDKRVSGVRDSLAARLGRVQVPSPAAAGEPPVADLLDVDREYRRGAAAGSIPRIAPRRFNPRHERWLPVLHTARGGRHYTALFSNTARAHDLGRTRDWVVIYSDTGDGDRTWTVVDAPDGRRVVRGRENESAAPPSTAANRSER
- a CDS encoding phosphoribosyltransferase, whose protein sequence is MIFTDRRHAGRVLAQKLSDYAHRPDVVVLGLPRGGVPVAWEVARALDAPLDVFVVRKIGHPGNPELAIGAIASGDVTVLSHDLIARLGVSRDAIDDAIARERQELGRRERAYREGRPPLPLAGKTVLLIDDGLATGATMRAAVAAVRKLSPRSIVVAVPVASSEACDDAAAAAEACICVSTPPHFMAVGEWYADFGQTTDEEVREFLSTRDEEPAPTGGGRP
- a CDS encoding BON domain-containing protein; the encoded protein is MTTMEAVVRTDRRIQQDVLREFRWDTRVRETDVGVEVDGGIVTLTGTVDSYAKKLAAREAAHRVFGVLDVVDDVEVHIPGSLARTDTELAHAVRNVLEWDVFLPDTKIRTTVSHGLVTLEGEVASLLDRYEAERAVRRLQGVKGVANNLTVAVTKTDETKLRKAIQETLERRADREADMIDVHVSDGKVTLEGRVHSWAEKQAILDAVRRAPNVRYLSADLRIEPYV
- the groL gene encoding chaperonin GroEL (60 kDa chaperone family; promotes refolding of misfolded polypeptides especially under stressful conditions; forms two stacked rings of heptamers to form a barrel-shaped 14mer; ends can be capped by GroES; misfolded proteins enter the barrel where they are refolded when GroES binds) → MPYKKLDFGASARERVLAGATMLTDAVRVTLGPRSKSVLIEKKWGSPVVCNDGVTIAREVELEDPEENLGARMMREAATRTGDAVGDGTSTATILAHAIFADGVRNVVAGASAVELKRGLDRGARAAIEALKKLSRPVASRKEKAQVATISAHNDPSVGEVVADAVEKVGNEGVISVEEAKGTETTLEVVEGMQFDRGFLSAYFVTDPKGMECVLEDAFLLLYEKRITHLNDLLPLLEKVAKSGKPMLVVAEEIEGDALATLVVNKLRGTLVTAAVKAPGFGDRRRSMLDDLAVLTGGRVVSEELGIKLENLSLEDLGRAKRIVIDKDHTTIIGGAGTREAIDGRCRDLREQIEKDTSEYDREKLRERLAKLSGGVAVVHVGAPSEAEMKSRKEAFEDAISATKAAIAEGIVPGGGLAYLRAIDTVAEEEAKSEGDFRTGLQILKRALESPCRQIAANSGVDGGVVIDRMRGRTDSFGFDAAKGEYADLVDRGIVDATKVLRIALENAVSVASTLLLTEATLTEVPEKHAGPEPALSEA
- a CDS encoding CBS domain-containing protein; its protein translation is MKIRTVMNTPVKTIGSGSSLAAAGKIMSENDCGVLPVVDEKDHVIGVLTDRDVCLALTSKNRPASEVPVDEAMSPRVFACGPNDEVQAALETMQYRLVRRLPVLDDSRRLVGIVSIDDIVIHAGPVTAKPPTEVTYGEAFSTLKAICGTRFSHPPLIVTP
- the amrS gene encoding AmmeMemoRadiSam system radical SAM enzyme, which encodes MKARPAGPVVETSHWHALPDGRVQCDVCPRFCALHEGQRGLCFVRARQADAIVLTTYGRSSGFCVDPIEKKPLYHFLPGTSVLSFGTEGCNLSCRFCQNWDISKSREISKLSEEASPETIARAAREFGCRSVAFTYNDPTIFFEYAIDVADACRELGIKSVAVTAGYMCAEPRREFYRKIDAANVDLKAFTEDFYHRVTASHLAPVLETLEYIRKETSVWLEITNLMIPGLNDSEAETDAMTRWIADHLGTDVPLHFTAFHPDWKMADVPPTPPETLRRAREIARRNGIRYAYTGNVRDDAGSTTLCPSCGASVVGRRGFFVADWELDERGRCVECAAEIPGVFESVPGDWSGIRVPVRLPLPGALTTDRS